One genomic segment of Trichococcus shcherbakoviae includes these proteins:
- a CDS encoding helix-turn-helix transcriptional regulator, with protein MEVGSRIQELRKLNKITAKELAEQIDVSPSFISAIEHNSTKLSLKTLNHICEVLGVTLAEFFNSEMSPVEKKLTAQIKKLPEEKKYELLTFLTGLIS; from the coding sequence ATGGAAGTAGGCAGTCGCATTCAGGAATTGCGCAAACTGAATAAAATAACGGCGAAAGAATTGGCTGAGCAGATCGACGTCTCGCCTTCCTTCATTTCGGCCATCGAACACAATTCGACTAAATTGTCTCTGAAGACGCTCAACCATATCTGTGAGGTTCTCGGTGTGACTTTGGCGGAATTCTTCAATTCGGAAATGAGCCCGGTGGAAAAGAAACTTACCGCTCAAATCAAAAAACTGCCGGAAGAGAAAAAGTATGAATTATTGACTTTCTTGACGGGCTTGATTTCATAG
- a CDS encoding Cof-type HAD-IIB family hydrolase produces MPIRLIAVDMDGTFLDSHKKFNKERFDSLYKRMLEKDIRFVVASGNQYYQLRSFFPEIQDNIAFVAENGAFVVDCNKELSVGEMTQETIDKVLRIFKELGAYSKLVVCGKNSAYVDNSVSDYFFQNTKRFYHRLKRVDSFSEIDDIIFKFASGFAEDEVPALLEHFTREVGDVVSPVPTGHGSIDLIIPGMHKASGIQLLQKLWGISDGETAAFGDSGNDIEMLEHVAYSFAMANAAEDVKKAAKYCALSNNEEGVLAAIEQLLEME; encoded by the coding sequence ATGCCCATCAGACTGATCGCCGTCGATATGGACGGGACTTTCCTGGACAGCCACAAGAAATTCAACAAGGAGCGCTTCGACTCCCTATACAAACGCATGCTCGAAAAGGATATCCGTTTTGTCGTGGCCAGCGGAAACCAATACTACCAACTGCGTTCTTTTTTCCCTGAAATACAGGATAATATTGCTTTTGTGGCGGAAAATGGCGCTTTCGTCGTGGATTGCAACAAAGAGCTGTCCGTCGGTGAGATGACACAGGAGACGATTGACAAGGTGCTCCGGATCTTCAAGGAACTGGGTGCCTATTCAAAATTGGTCGTTTGCGGCAAAAACAGTGCCTACGTCGACAATTCCGTTTCCGATTACTTTTTCCAAAATACGAAACGCTTCTATCATCGCTTGAAACGTGTGGATTCTTTCTCCGAAATAGATGACATCATCTTCAAATTTGCATCAGGCTTCGCTGAAGATGAAGTCCCTGCTCTCTTGGAGCACTTCACGCGCGAAGTAGGCGATGTCGTCTCCCCGGTACCGACCGGCCATGGCTCGATCGACCTCATCATTCCCGGCATGCATAAGGCTTCCGGCATCCAACTGCTGCAGAAGCTGTGGGGCATCTCCGATGGGGAGACCGCCGCATTCGGCGACAGCGGGAATGACATCGAAATGTTGGAGCATGTGGCCTACAGTTTCGCGATGGCGAACGCAGCAGAGGACGTCAAAAAAGCTGCCAAATACTGTGCCCTTTCGAACAATGAAGAAGGCGTATTGGCCGCAATCGAGCAGCTGCTCGAAATGGAATAA
- the corA gene encoding magnesium/cobalt transporter CorA has product MITATGITTENQIKTDLDLNTADLSAYKWTWIDFENPTTEEVQHLKDTFHFHPLAIEDCLQLLQRPKLDYYEGYTFYVTHHVHTEQKKIVKEELDFFVAENFIVTFHYASSKEVQYIRERLISQQNPEKWDPHYVFYQVLDKIVDNYFPLLHDVEDELIRIEDSTQNRRSPDQMPQLIDIRHLLLSLMQTVNPMRDLLYRMLNSQHLEGVRKRRSYFSDIHDDLLKVSEMITSNREVTTDMRDSYLSLNSHQTNNVMKILTIITSIFSPLTLIAGIYGMNFEHMPELTWRYGYFLAIGLMLLIGISMYRWFKKNGWF; this is encoded by the coding sequence ATGATAACGGCCACCGGCATCACGACTGAAAATCAAATCAAAACAGACCTCGATCTGAATACGGCAGATCTCTCCGCCTACAAATGGACCTGGATCGACTTCGAAAATCCAACAACCGAGGAAGTGCAGCATCTCAAGGATACTTTCCACTTCCATCCGTTGGCGATTGAAGACTGCCTCCAGCTGTTGCAGCGTCCGAAGCTGGATTATTACGAAGGCTATACCTTCTACGTCACCCATCATGTCCATACGGAACAGAAAAAAATCGTCAAGGAAGAACTGGACTTTTTTGTCGCGGAAAATTTCATCGTGACTTTCCACTATGCCTCTTCAAAAGAGGTGCAGTACATCCGCGAGCGTCTGATTTCGCAGCAGAATCCTGAAAAGTGGGATCCCCACTACGTGTTCTATCAAGTGCTCGACAAAATCGTGGACAATTATTTCCCTTTGCTGCATGACGTTGAAGACGAACTGATCCGCATCGAGGACAGCACCCAAAACAGGCGCTCACCCGATCAGATGCCGCAGCTGATCGATATCCGCCACCTGTTGTTGAGTCTGATGCAGACCGTCAATCCGATGCGGGATCTGCTTTATCGGATGCTGAATTCTCAGCATCTCGAGGGCGTCCGCAAAAGACGGAGTTATTTTTCGGATATCCACGATGACCTGCTGAAGGTATCCGAGATGATTACCTCGAATCGCGAGGTGACGACGGATATGCGCGATAGCTATCTGTCGCTCAATTCCCATCAGACCAACAATGTAATGAAGATCCTCACCATCATCACCTCGATCTTCTCGCCGCTGACCTTGATCGCCGGAATCTATGGGATGAATTTCGAACACATGCCGGAGTTGACTTGGAGATACGGCTATTTTCTGGCTATCGGCCTGATGCTCCTGATTGGCATCTCTATGTATCGTTGGTTCAAGAAAAACGGCTGGTTCTGA
- a CDS encoding HAD-IIB family hydrolase, translating to MIKLILTDMDGTFLNSQGDFNRELFKQVKQMMAEKGVVFAPCTGKQSERVEEIFGEDAADFWILGDSASRIKRNGTVVYESLLENTTGLAILRELEEMQLGHTLIACTKEAAMIKNDLSPEESAAVRRSYKKVITVADFGAIEDDFIKITVRDIQERCIGTAEKLAAFRDRAHIVASEKAWLDITDLNVHKGSTVAHLQELLQVTPEETMVFGDGMNDVEMMKSGRYSFAVRNAYPIIKDTAAFTTGRSNDEDAVSHTILQLLALQG from the coding sequence ATGATCAAGTTGATTTTGACGGATATGGATGGTACTTTTTTGAACAGCCAAGGGGATTTCAACAGGGAACTTTTCAAGCAGGTCAAGCAGATGATGGCGGAAAAAGGAGTCGTTTTCGCGCCTTGTACGGGCAAGCAGAGTGAGCGTGTCGAAGAAATATTCGGCGAGGATGCTGCTGATTTTTGGATTCTCGGGGACAGTGCTTCCCGGATCAAACGCAACGGCACAGTCGTCTACGAATCGTTGTTGGAGAATACGACAGGCCTGGCCATCCTGCGCGAATTGGAGGAGATGCAGCTTGGGCATACGCTGATCGCCTGCACGAAGGAAGCCGCCATGATCAAAAATGATCTGTCGCCTGAAGAATCCGCGGCTGTCAGGAGATCCTACAAGAAAGTGATCACGGTGGCGGATTTCGGAGCCATCGAGGATGATTTCATAAAAATCACGGTCCGTGATATTCAAGAACGGTGCATCGGGACTGCTGAAAAATTGGCTGCTTTTCGTGACCGCGCGCATATCGTCGCTTCGGAGAAAGCTTGGCTGGACATCACCGACTTGAACGTGCATAAAGGGAGTACGGTAGCCCATCTGCAGGAGCTGCTGCAGGTCACCCCGGAAGAAACGATGGTGTTCGGTGACGGGATGAATGATGTCGAAATGATGAAGAGCGGCAGGTACAGCTTCGCTGTGCGGAACGCTTATCCAATCATCAAGGATACTGCGGCATTCACCACGGGAAGGTCGAATGATGAGGACGCGGTGTCGCATACAATCCTGCAGTTGCTTGCGTTGCAAGGCTGA
- a CDS encoding MerR family transcriptional regulator, translating into MNIKKASEETGVSADTIRYYERIGLIPPIKRNENGVREFDEEDLKWIAFSRQMRNAGLSIESLIEYLALFRSGEETVPARMDLLVEQQHELQERIDVMQQAMERLTFKIENYTSHMVPSENKLREFK; encoded by the coding sequence ATAAACATAAAGAAAGCCAGCGAGGAAACGGGTGTATCGGCCGATACGATCCGCTACTATGAGAGGATCGGTCTGATTCCGCCGATAAAAAGAAACGAAAACGGGGTCCGTGAATTCGATGAAGAAGATCTGAAGTGGATCGCCTTCAGTCGCCAGATGCGCAATGCGGGCTTATCGATCGAATCCTTGATCGAATATCTCGCACTCTTCCGCAGCGGAGAAGAGACTGTTCCGGCAAGGATGGATCTGTTGGTCGAACAACAGCATGAACTGCAGGAACGGATCGATGTGATGCAGCAGGCGATGGAACGGCTGACGTTCAAAATCGAAAATTATACGAGCCACATGGTTCCGAGCGAAAACAAGCTGAGAGAATTCAAGTAG
- a CDS encoding OsmC family protein: protein MTETKLSKLRITGQSHQGITTTVKVRNLPEFFVDESERMGGDNKGPNPLEYLLSSLAGCTSIIAYYVAEQQGLSYRGLTFTVEGTFDPRGFAGEDDIRTYFQEVTLINHIETDETDEAIEKLAAEVERRCPVYNLMLDAGVDMSTQWIRTN from the coding sequence ATGACAGAAACAAAATTATCGAAATTGAGGATCACTGGCCAATCACACCAAGGCATCACCACTACGGTGAAGGTCCGTAACCTGCCTGAATTTTTCGTAGACGAATCGGAACGGATGGGCGGCGACAACAAAGGGCCGAATCCGTTGGAATATCTTTTAAGTTCGCTGGCAGGCTGCACCTCGATCATTGCCTATTATGTAGCCGAACAACAAGGGCTCTCTTACAGAGGTCTGACGTTTACCGTCGAAGGCACCTTTGATCCGCGCGGTTTTGCCGGGGAAGATGATATCCGGACCTACTTCCAGGAAGTCACGCTCATCAACCATATCGAGACCGATGAGACCGACGAAGCCATCGAGAAACTGGCGGCTGAAGTCGAAAGAAGATGCCCCGTTTACAACCTCATGCTGGATGCGGGCGTCGACATGTCAACCCAGTGGATCCGGACCAATTAA